A single genomic interval of Gossypium raimondii isolate GPD5lz chromosome 11, ASM2569854v1, whole genome shotgun sequence harbors:
- the LOC105804426 gene encoding cytosolic sulfotransferase 15 produces MDTAEISKARMVSKSHDVESSWDDEFKKLVQNFPKERSWAGSNLYFYQGFWCPSLVLKAFISFQKHFQAFNSDVIVATFPKCGTTWLKALTFSTLYRNQFPWDENPLLTFGPHQLVRFFEYDLYLNNPFPDLRNVCAYQPRLFSTHAPYATLPTSIKDSGCKIVYICRNPMDMFISLWLFAAKLRDKNRESLSLDEAFDKFYHGISAHGPFFDHVLGYWKASQENPNKILFLNFEDLKEDMDSHLKNLAMFLGVPFTDDEEKQGVVEKIAKICSFENLKELEVNKKGVHTTGIPHTHFFRKGEVGDWSNYLKPFMIECLEKLIQEKLNGSGLTFKLSSKTSNNIASP; encoded by the coding sequence ATGGATACTGCAGAAATCTCCAAAGCCAGAATGGTTTCAAAATCACATGATGTGGAGTCCTCTTGGGATGATGAATTCAAAAAACTGGTGCAAAACTTCCCCAAAGAGAGAAGCTGGGCAGGATCCAATCTTTATTTCTATCAAGGTTTTTGGTGCCCCTCTCTTGTTCTAAAAGCTTTTATTTCTTTCCAGAAACATTTTCAAGCATTTAATTCTGATGTCATCGTTGCTACTTTTCCAAAATGTGGTACTACTTGGCTCAAGGCCTTGACTTTCTCCACTTTGTATCGCAATCAGTTCCCATGGGATGAAAATCCATTGCTCACCTTTGGCCCTCACCAACTTGTTCGTTTCTTCGAGTATGATCTTTACTTGAACAACCCTTTTCCTGATCTTCGAAATGTTTGTGCTTATCAGCCAAGGCTTTTTTCCACCCACGCCCCTTATGCTACTTTGCCAACTTCCATTAAGGATTCCGGCTGTAAGATTGTTTACATATGTAGAAACCCCATGGATATGTTCATTTCTCTTTGGCTTTTCGCTGCCAAGCTCCGAGACAAAAACCGAGAGTCACTATCACTAGATGAAGCTTTTGACAAGTTCTACCATGGAATCTCTGCGCATGGACCATTTTTTGATCATGTATTGGGATATTGGAAGGCAAGCCAAGAAAACCCCaacaaaatattgtttttgaACTTTGAAGATCTCAAGGAAGATATGGATTCCCATTTGAAAAATTTAGCCATGTTCTTAGGAGTTCCTTTCACAGATGATGAAGAGAAACAAGGAGTTGTTGAAAAAATAGCGAAAATTTGTAGCTTTGAGAACTTGAAAGAATTGGAAGTGAACAAGAAGGGCGTACATACTACTGGAATTCCACACACACATTTTTTTAGGAAAGGAGAAGTGGGAGATTGGAGCAATTATCTCAAACCCTTCATGATTGAATGTTTGGAGAAGCTTATTCAAGAGAAATTGAATGGCTCGGGTTTAACATTTAAACTGTCCTCCAAAACTTCAAACAATATTGCTTCCCCATGA